The window TAGAATACTTATTTGCCCCCTGTTCATCCTCCTTTTGCTGAAACTCGCAGCTGCTTGAGCAATTCACAGTATGAGTGCTCAAACTACTGTTTGCGAAAGAATTGAGCATAAATGGATGCTCTGAATGTAAGTTTGAAGAAGTCCCAGGTCTATTTGATGGCCCAACAGGAAAATCTCCAATGAAATATGGCCGAAATTTATCAGgtttcccaggtggaagaagtGTGTTATGCTCATTTGGAGCACCAAATTGTTTAGATTGAACTTGTGGCAGGGTGGATGATAGATCCCCATAACTCAATTGCATTATCTGTCAAATGAGTTCGAAATTTAGTTGGCGGACAGTGGTCTCAACGCCGTGCCGTCTGTGGTCATGGTTCTTCTAGGTCACAGATTAGGGAGGAAGATGACTTGCAGGTGCGTAGAGGAGAAGATTTGGGAATTttcccaatttcaaaccctaaacggtTTATTGGTTTTGAAACCCAAGTgtcaagggcaattttgtcagttcacctcatatttttaacattgttagtcttAAACTGGCACAATggggcatgtgttaacttttgtgaacctcaggggggtacgcagaattttctaaaactaGGGGTGTGTAATTATAGTTTCATGTCACCTTAGGGAAGGTAGGTGAAAATTTCCCTTGtggtttttttccttcttttcttagGAAAGAAGAAGCCAATCCTAAAGACCTTTCATTTTTGTCCCTTTTTTTAGTGCATATAGGGACATTAATAGCAAAAATATATGGGTAGTCAAggtcaatcaaggtcagcccggacatgaaatgacaaaaattagGGACTGAAAATGTCAATCATGGCCAACCCATCTCAATCGaacccaatcaagatcaatcaaggcagggctgggttgggctgaaCCCGACTGGACTGGGCATGGGTTTAGATATCCCAACCCGACCTAGGTTTGAGCTGAGCTAAGAGagtttagggttgggctggggttttaacaAACCCGGACTAGCCtgccagcccagcccagcccatcccatcccatcccatcccattgacacccctatatgTAACTACTACCATCCCTGTAATCTATTGACCAACTTGAGGATTGTGGGATTCACTAAcgacaaaagaaaatacaagcccaagcccaaggtCCATAAGGCCGCCCCTTATACATATGACCGTATTTTAGAgatctaatatatatattattaatcACCAAACGACAAGTAGAAAACAGTGAGACCCCACCAAtggtctttaaaaaaaattaaaagaaaatcaaaatcgaacagCTGTTTATTTTTGTCGTtttgtgattaaaaaaaatatataataaaagcCAATAACGGGAGATACGGAGAGTAATTATTTCGTATTATAAATACTTGTATAATATACctatgtatataatatatatattagagtAGAGTGATATGGGGGTATTGTTTTGTATGTGGTCCAACCTAGGCTAGGTAAAGCCCATGATGAGATGTGGGAGAGAAGACCCTTTTGACTTGgggaattgtgaattgtgaacACCTGAAGAGATTTATTAAAGTCCAAATTCCAACAGCTTAACATGTGCTATTTGCAATTCTCTAATTTAAACTCCTTCCCACTACTTATACTGTTATATGGGAAacttccaccccccccccccccccctagaaAGTTTTAAGTTTGGATTCAATCTTATGGGGGTAAGGGTGATTCAATTTGAGCCCTCATTTTGGTTGAATTTATGAGGACAGGGAGATCATTTTAtaaggaagaggaaagaaatagaCCCAAAGGTGCAGGTGCAGGTGCAGGTGCAGGTGCAGGTGCAGGATCCACTCTTTCAGACGAGAAACTTTCTTCCATAGAATAATCACTCTTCTTGTTGTATGAAGTTTCTGAAATGTCATTTAACTCATAATAGAGTCTAAAGTTATAGTCACGCAAGAAATCTCTACATGGTCGCATGGTGTGTACACAAGTGTTGGGCTAATGAGGGAGCATGCCTGAGTTTCTACCTAGGGGGCAGATGCGTCATTTTATGGTGTCCTATGAGaaggcataggaaacaccaccaagtagagatcttttttcctgttttttttttcatttgaatgCTAATGGATTTTAAAATCCTTGGGCTCCGTTTGATTCCAAGGGgaattaaagaaaaggaaatgaaattttttatacctaaaaaataaatttttgtaaGTATTGCCCAACATGTTTATGTCATTAACTGTAAATCAGTTATTATTTGCTTGTTAAATATCATTTTACTTTACTTTCAAATCCCTTaaatttaaaatgtaaaataaaaatgatcTAAACTgcattattattaaatataataaaatatttaaatattttacaATCATGTTAGGTAATGATTACAACAAagcttcttttttatgtttgaaaaACTTCACTTACATTCCTTTTAATTCCTCTCGCAATCAAACGGAGCCATGATTTAGAATGTCTTGAGAAAATTACGAATGAAACCTTGGATCATGAAATTGCGTTTAAAAGGATGAGATCGACACATTTCCAGTACACATTGGTACctagggtgcaagtttggccctgaccTGTCCTGAGCCCTAATAAGACCTGGGTTGAAAtatcttggccctgagggtaggtcagggttgggaattttttgccctgagtcagggttaggccaaggttgaggcctcgggctaagcgtggcccggcccagcccgacccaactcaaccctgtcttcttcttcttcatgttctttgtttttttttcttttcctccttcccAGCTTGACCAGCTCATGCAACTCCCTTCCCCTCAATGGTCAGGGCCGGGCTTAGGCTCAGCTATGGGGACTCAGGATTGGGTTGAGATTTTAAAAGGCCCGACCCAATCCAACCCTATTGTAGACTTGCAGCCTTATTGGTATCTCACACATCAAGTCAATTGGTGCAAAAAAAGGAGTGCATACGATTTGTATACAAATGACCCACATGATAAAGAATGAGAGGAATGTTAGTCAAAAGAGACAACAAGAGGCTCTGCACTACCATCCTCAGATTTACTCGAttcaattcaaaatttgaatcatATCTAGGGCAAGTGATTTTGATCATTTGGTTTATGGATTGtcattaaaataagaaatacaTTTCTCCCTTTAAAAATTGCTTAATCAATCACATAATCCCAAAGACTAAAAAACAAATGCCCGAAATTCTTCGAAACTACTAATAAATTAGAGACAAACCGAGGTGTTGTATTGATGGACTGAGTGAGTACATGTGAGCGTATATGTGAATAATGATGAACCAtttaaatgaaattaaataGGTGGTGACTTACTTATTTGGAGtcttttaagaaaaataaataaataaataaaatgaagttGCTTTCATTCTAATCTATGCGACAAAAATCTGATAATCTTAGAATTATATTAATCTAAGAAACTATTAAGATTCTCTTTAATATTTGCTTTTTGTTTGTTAGTGAATTTTATAGTCACAGTCACCcccttctttttgtttgttaGTGAAATTTTATAATTATAGTCATCCCTTACTTTCTAATATTAATTAGAAGTAAGTTTAGAAATAATCTTTTTTTAAGTGGCAAAACCTACAAAGGCTTAAGGTGAGACAGAGAGGACCAAATttggaggagaaaagaaaagagagaacttCGAATAGAATACTCTCTTAAGGCCAAAATATTTTCTGTTCTTCTGTCACTAATAAACTAATACTATTTTAACGTTGAATTGGTATTATTCATGTTCTGGTACTGTACAAATGTGTACTTTTTTTCTACCTGATGCACCTTATCCTATGCTTTGAATTGCCCGATTCGAATCAGAATCGGCGTCACCCAATCCCGATTCTTCAACATCTCTCTTGGATCGTCCGATCCGAGTCCCCATGTATGGCAGGAATTTCACCCCCTTTCGTGTTACCGCGTGCGCTCCACCCAGAAAACAGCACCCCTTCTTTCCTATTACTCCTAGTTAAAGTCACAAGCCATCACTAAAACTAATATAACATATTAGCAAGAGATCACTGTCTGGTCATATAGCACTTGCACCCGTAGGGGTATTAACATAGatgctattttttatttcatgagaaATAGAATGATACTTACCCACACTCATGTATCAAGGGCCTCTAGGTCGCAAGAGCCATGTGATCcggtagtgttctttttcttaCAACACATTTAGACAACAATTTGTACTCGAACCTGATCTCACTACTTAGAATAACACCACAGGACCCAATGCAACCATGGTTAATTTGAGGTATATTGGGTATCTGGTCGTCTAATACAAGCGATACATATCCGTATCACTAGTCATCAATCTTGATACAGTGTCAATATCATATTGATGAAATGTTGCAGACTAGAagtaaaacagtttttttttaaatctaaaggCAAAATTGTCCAATACAGCTCGATACATGCCGATCTCATATCGGATCAGATACcatacactaaaaccatgacgGCGAGACCCATTAACAAATTCTGAGTAAAGCACCAAACGaacaatatttttcaaaacatcaAATCAAAACTAAACTGAATCGATTCagttttattatgtttctattcAATTCCATTCGGATCGTATATGGTCTCGGTAATGCAATTTAACATATTTTGTTTTGTTCGGTTCacgttttttttattcttatgaGACTTGGGAATGTCTTGTACTGATCTTGAAGAGGCAAGACACGGAAAAGGGAAACAACATAAGTGCAGAACTATATAAGAGAAATGAGGAGAGTTGATAATCGAAGATGCAGACGGAAGAGACGAAGAGAAAATTGAGATCTTAGAATTAATGTTTTAGCCTtttaggtaagggtgtcaatgagtaACTAGGAACCAAATACCGAATCCGAATCTTGATTGAATAACCTGAACTAATCCAGACAgaatttaatatggttaagtCTTGGATCTGAAAATATCTTTATAATTTAGTCGATCACTCGCCTTAAAAGTTAACTTAATTAGGTTTAGAGTTTTAATGGTTTAAAACTCTAAGTTAACGGTTAACCCTTGTGCCTTAAAGCCTTAGGCTCACTTACTCCTtagtccttatgtcttattaaaTACGGATTTCTTCATGATCATGACTTCTTCCGTAACTCTTCAATTCTTCAGCTTCTCCGTCTCTTGTTGCAACAGTTTCATAGTCGATTCTCTATCTTCAACAACCTTGCAATTGCAACATCGATGCAAGTTGGAGTTAATCTCTCTAAGCTTCTTCTGTGTTCATGAGTCCTGAACGAACACAGTGAAGCCCGAGGTAGAGCTTGTGGGATCATCTTTCTGATTCTTCGTTTCCTCTCCATTGTTCTTACTGCATTGTTCCAAACCAAGCAAAGACTCCAGCGCTGTGTATTGAAGGTATAGAAGTAatgatctctctctttctctctccatgttttattttttaattttttgggataTAGTAACCGGATGTAGTAAATAGATAAGAATCGAATTGTAACCAGATTTGAATCGAACCGACCGGATCGGTTAGAGTATTCAATTTTAGAACCGATTCGAAACTTGGTCCAAATTTGGATCCCACTACCATGACTTGGAACTGAATCGGATCCGAACTGAATACCCGGTTCCATATCGAATTGACACGTACCCTTAGTCCCTTTACTTTTAGGCTGGGTTTAGTACAGTTTAGGTTCGGTGTGGGTTCTCTTTATACGAGTTCCACTTCATTTGGTTCGGTGCTAAAGGACGGTTTTAACCTAAACCAAAACCGattgaaatttcaatttctaaaatcaaaaccgaatctttttttggtttgattttaaacaaccggttttggtttggttttgggttacATAGAAACTCTAAATTGCACTAGTTTTCTAAtcccaaaaattcaaataagcTCAAGCataattcaaattaaaaagGGATTAGAGGAGAAGGGAACATGTAGGTGGGTTGGTGGGGCCGTGCAAAGTCAGTGAATGCATGATTAATGAATGAGATTAGTTGTTGACCTATTTTTAGTGTGGTAGGTGTCTAGTGCCATGTATAATTAACCAAGCTTTATAATTAACCAAGCTTTTTAATGGTCGTCGGCACTAATCAAAGCTACAAAGCATAAACCATTTCATTAAAGAGTTTTGAGAAAATGGAGAAGACGAATTGAAAACGAAAGAGGTTTCTGAGAACTTCAATCTCACTTACTGATGAGATCTATTTCTATTCATTAATATAATACAAATATTCAGTTACAATAGATAGTGATGTACAGCTGTTGTCCACAATTTATAACTAGCACAACTGCCTCACGTGATACCCTGGCCACGTGGATGTGATGATGTGGACAGGTGGTTAATACCCTCCCGCAAACTGAGCCGAGAACTAAGGCCCAGTTTGAGACACAAAGCATGAAACTCCCGTCGAGCTAATGGTTTGGTGAAAAGATTTGCCACCTGAAGTCTAGACGGGACAAACCGAGTAACAAGATGACCAAGAGCCACCTTCTCACGCACAAAATGATAATCAAGCTCAATGTGTTTGGAGCGCGCATGAAACACCGGATTGACCGTCATATGTAGAGCGCTGATATTTTCACAAAAGAGAGTAATAGGCGAATACTGTGGGATTCCAAGATCCCGCAAAAGAAACGTAAGCCAAGTAAGCTCGGCCGTTGTAGATGCCATAGCACGATATTCAGCTTCAGTGCTAGAGTGGGATACTGTTGACTGCTTCTTGGCACTCCAAGAAATGCAATTGGCGCCAAGGAATGTGCAAAATCCAGTAGTAGAGCGTCTAGTAAGCGGGCAACCGGCCCAATCAGAATCAGAGAATCCATAAAGAGTAAGAGAGCTATCACGAACAATCCGTAGACCATGATCCAAAGTGCCTTTGATGTAACGTAAGATGCGCTTCACCATTCCAAAATGAGCCACAGTTGGAGAATGCATATGCTGACAAATCGAATTAACGGCATACGAGAGATCCGGACGAGTCATAGTAAGATATTGGAGTCCCCCAACAATACTCCTATAGAGGGTAACATCAGTGAAGAGACTCGAATCACCCTCTACAGACAATCGAAGAGCCATTGGCATAGAAATGGGCTTGATGTCCACCATATGGGCTCGCTGGAGAATGTCCAAGGCATACTTAGACTGAGAAAGAAATAAACCACTTGGAGTAGTAGTAACCTCGATGCCCAAAAAATAGTGCAAAGCACCCAAATCCTTCATCGCAAACTGAGAGCTTAAGGTAGCAACAAATGAGTCTAGATAGGATGTGTCATTCCCAGTAagcacaatatcatcaacgtagagaAGTAAAACAATAATGCGACCATCATATCGATAAATGAACATAGAGCCATTAGAGAGGCTACAAACAAACCCCACACCAAGAAGGAATCGACTGAACCGATCAAACCAAGCTCGAGGGGCTTGCGGCAAACCATACAAGGCACGGTGAAGCTTACAAACAGCATGAGGCTGAGCTGAATCAACAAAGCCCGGAGGCTGGGCCATATAGACCAGGGTCGTTAGGAAACCGTGTAGGAAGGCGTTTTTGACGTCCAACTGCCGCAGGGACCAACCCAGCACCGTAGCAATACTAAGAACCAAACGAATAGACCCCGGTTTAATAACCGAACTAAATGTTTCAATAAAATCAATACCCTCACGctgagtaaaccccttggcaACAAGGCGGGCTTTCAGCCGTTCTAAGGACCCATCAGCTTTGAGTTtagttttaaaaactcatttacAAGGAACAATATTCATGGCTGAAGTTGGAGAAACCAAGGACCATGTATGATTATCAGCCAACGCCTTCATTTCCTCAAGCATAGCCTGGTGCCACTCAGGGTGTTTAAGAGCAGCCTTAACAGAAGTCGGCTCGGTGGGAATAGTAGAAACCGTGAGTGCATACTTGGGATTGGGCTTATGGATCCCACACATACTACAAGTAACCATAGAAAGGCGTGGAGTAGGAATAACCACTTCCGAACCAGTACTAACAGTACCACCATGTGGCATGACATCTATAGAATCAAACTGCAACATATCAGAACCACCACTTGCTCCATAAGGTGTAATGGCAGTGGATCCACCAACATCAGGCCTACTAACATTAACATAAGGTGTGATAGTAGTGGATCCACCAACATCAAGCCCACTAACATTAACACAACCAGATTTAACACCATCTAGGCTACTACAGTCAACAGTAGGCGAATCACAAATGCCAAACCCACCACTAGTATGCGGCCCATCAGCAGGATCATCAGAGGGCCCAGTAGTAGCAATAGAGTCGTGAGCTGCACTAGTAACAACAACAACGTTCGGCCCATCAACAAGTGGGTCATTGGTAGTTGGCCATGGAACACCAATAGCAACTTGTGGTGTAACTTCAGAAAACCAAGGAGCTATATCTGATGAGGGCTTATCCGTGTTGTGATCCTCAGTAGGGGAGGATGACTCAGGTGAAAACGAAACCCAACTTTCAAAGCTACAAAGATCTTCAATGGAAGGACTAGGCGATGCATCAGACGAAGGCTGAAAAGGAAACACACCCTCATCAAATACAACATGTCGTGATATATACACACGACCTGTGGGAATATAAAGACAG is drawn from Telopea speciosissima isolate NSW1024214 ecotype Mountain lineage chromosome 1, Tspe_v1, whole genome shotgun sequence and contains these coding sequences:
- the LOC122654466 gene encoding protein CHROMATIN REMODELING 4-like, which codes for MQLSYGDLSSTLPQVQSKQFGAPNEHNTLLPPGKPDKFRPYFIGDFPVGPSNRPGTSSNLHSEHPFMLNSFANSSLSTHTVNCSSSCEFQQKEDEQGANKYSKLPSFLDRRTLNFLWDALITTCMHGSESTSTRCSKPDLPPTVLTIAHSVRLLYDEEKLTIPPFTEESEM